Proteins found in one Hyalangium gracile genomic segment:
- a CDS encoding choice-of-anchor A family protein, whose translation MKIKSLGRALLCVVALAAAACGVTPGETAAQPNVNARRQGVNSTNKVLILGSSVSGGLSSREALAVAAAAPTAQIDVVTPVQWRAMTAEQFMAYRALIIGDAGCHSGPAAFEAAVQTRDTWGAIVDGDVVIVSTDPTTNHTPELVENSIKFVLNSEQKRTGMYISLGCAYQNTRNPTAVTLLEPFGGFQVQGVPDCADRAHLLKMNGDRLSESTTDTELIGSGCAARSVFTRYPERTFSFAAVAMSASGWPIPGQRRYTDYLVNPETETQYLGTPYVLVRGAMPVAAGCGLAACSATRECDLGDLLNGQPAVANQAPHETCSYSCHLNWCGDGQVNPEFGEECDNGIHNGRSTQGSGEIGTCSSFCKLTELPETPAQAPVALCRDVTVVAEYSCSEYANIDNGSYDPDNDLVGCTQSEPGPYGAGNTQVTLTCTDAAGHSSSCVGTVTVVDHVAPTVTLNGPDSEYVECVASGHYADPGATATDICQGALPANRTGSVDMSFPAAYALSYTATDASGNVSLPVSRTVTVEDTLAPQLQVRPGPSYLECNGAPYVDPGATASDQCSGDLSASIVTTSNLDQSQAGQYTVTYRVTDNAGHQSTAVRQLTVGPCSSEGCINLSLGDYNLFLREDYHGGHDVVGKVAVGGNVSFTHFAVGSGLAQTDIANTLVVGGNLTLKHGAVWGDAWYGGNYKADSTVIYPRGTVRKGTPIDFAARFAELNALSLQLAAMPINGSTVRTPWGGILLSGTSTHVNVFDVDASAFNGAKLFSIEAPAGSLVVVNIRGASAHFNGFGIHFSGGIDQHGVLFNFFEATRINAHGFGFWGTVLAPSADITFNDGSWDGGIYAKSLNGNAEGHINPLGDRNLCDDNH comes from the coding sequence ATGAAGATCAAGTCTTTGGGGAGAGCCTTGCTGTGTGTCGTTGCCCTGGCCGCCGCGGCATGCGGTGTGACGCCGGGCGAGACAGCGGCTCAGCCGAACGTGAACGCCAGGCGCCAGGGGGTCAACAGCACCAACAAGGTGCTGATCCTCGGCAGCAGCGTGAGCGGCGGGCTCTCCAGCCGCGAGGCGCTGGCGGTGGCCGCCGCGGCGCCGACCGCGCAGATCGACGTGGTGACGCCCGTGCAGTGGCGGGCGATGACGGCCGAGCAGTTCATGGCCTACCGCGCGCTCATCATCGGTGATGCGGGGTGCCACAGCGGCCCGGCCGCGTTCGAGGCGGCGGTGCAGACGCGTGACACCTGGGGCGCCATCGTCGACGGTGACGTGGTCATCGTCAGCACGGACCCGACCACCAATCACACGCCGGAGCTGGTGGAGAACAGCATCAAGTTCGTCCTCAACTCCGAGCAGAAGCGCACCGGCATGTACATCTCGCTGGGCTGCGCGTATCAGAACACCCGCAACCCCACCGCCGTGACGCTGCTGGAGCCGTTCGGCGGCTTCCAGGTGCAGGGCGTGCCGGACTGCGCCGACCGCGCGCACCTGCTGAAGATGAACGGGGACCGGCTCTCGGAGTCCACCACCGACACGGAGCTCATCGGCAGCGGGTGCGCGGCGCGCTCGGTGTTCACCCGCTACCCGGAGCGCACCTTCTCCTTCGCGGCGGTGGCGATGAGCGCCTCTGGCTGGCCCATCCCCGGCCAGCGTCGCTACACGGACTACCTGGTGAACCCGGAGACCGAGACGCAGTACCTGGGCACGCCCTACGTCCTGGTGCGCGGCGCCATGCCCGTGGCCGCCGGCTGTGGCCTCGCCGCCTGCTCGGCCACCCGCGAGTGCGACCTGGGGGACCTGCTCAACGGCCAGCCCGCGGTGGCGAACCAGGCTCCGCATGAGACGTGCTCGTACTCGTGCCACCTCAACTGGTGCGGCGACGGCCAGGTGAACCCGGAGTTCGGCGAGGAGTGCGACAACGGCATCCACAACGGCCGCTCGACGCAGGGCTCCGGCGAGATCGGCACCTGCTCCTCGTTCTGCAAGCTCACCGAGCTGCCGGAGACTCCCGCCCAGGCGCCCGTCGCGCTGTGCAGGGACGTGACGGTGGTGGCCGAGTACAGCTGCAGCGAGTACGCGAACATCGACAACGGCTCGTATGATCCGGACAACGATCTGGTGGGCTGCACGCAGAGCGAGCCCGGCCCGTATGGCGCCGGCAACACTCAGGTGACGCTCACCTGCACGGACGCGGCGGGCCACTCCTCCTCCTGCGTCGGCACGGTGACGGTGGTCGACCACGTGGCGCCCACGGTGACGCTCAATGGCCCGGACTCCGAATACGTGGAGTGCGTGGCCAGCGGCCACTACGCCGATCCGGGCGCCACCGCGACGGACATCTGCCAGGGCGCGCTGCCGGCGAACCGGACGGGCTCGGTGGACATGAGCTTCCCGGCCGCCTACGCGCTGAGCTACACGGCGACGGACGCCTCCGGCAACGTGTCGCTGCCCGTGTCGCGCACGGTGACGGTCGAGGACACGCTGGCGCCTCAGCTCCAGGTGCGCCCCGGCCCGTCCTACCTCGAGTGCAACGGCGCGCCCTACGTGGATCCGGGCGCCACCGCCTCCGACCAGTGCTCCGGGGACCTGAGCGCGAGCATCGTCACCACCAGCAACCTCGACCAGTCCCAGGCCGGCCAGTACACCGTCACCTACCGCGTGACGGACAACGCCGGGCACCAGAGCACCGCGGTGCGCCAGCTCACGGTGGGCCCCTGCTCCTCCGAGGGCTGCATCAACCTGAGCCTGGGCGACTACAACCTCTTCCTGCGCGAGGACTACCACGGCGGCCATGACGTGGTGGGCAAGGTGGCGGTGGGCGGCAACGTCTCCTTCACCCACTTCGCGGTGGGCTCGGGCCTGGCGCAGACCGACATCGCCAACACGCTGGTGGTGGGCGGCAACCTCACGCTCAAGCACGGCGCCGTCTGGGGTGACGCGTGGTACGGGGGCAACTACAAGGCGGACTCCACGGTCATCTACCCGCGGGGCACGGTGCGCAAGGGCACACCCATCGACTTCGCCGCCCGGTTCGCCGAGCTGAACGCCCTGTCCCTGCAGCTGGCCGCCATGCCCATCAACGGCTCCACGGTCCGCACGCCGTGGGGTGGCATCCTGCTGAGCGGCACGAGCACCCACGTGAACGTCTTCGACGTGGACGCCAGCGCCTTCAACGGGGCCAAGCTGTTCTCCATCGAGGCGCCGGCCGGCTCGCTGGTGGTGGTCAACATCCGCGGGGCCTCGGCCCACTTCAACGGCTTCGGCATCCACTTCAGCGGCGGCATCGACCAGCACGGCGTGCTCTTCAACTTCTTCGAGGCCACCCGCATCAACGCCCACGGCTTCGGCTTCTGGGGCACGGTGCTGGCGCCCTCGGCGGACATCACCTTCAACGACGGCAGCTGGGACGGTGGCATCTACGCGAAGTCCCTCAACGGCAACGCCGAGGGCCACATCAACCCGCTGGGCGATCGCAACCTCTGCGACGACAACCACTGA
- a CDS encoding M28 family peptidase, protein MSTRISERFQGVGAQRESVPAQRNTATGAAARPTAPAPAASARTRDGFEGAPASAQTSRAQVALGGAPLPSSPLAVSPRAGGPLSQSVTPNTPIEDNKTVTSSLVLTGDATVDSLKLDLDLAHTYRGDLVVSLTSPSGKNAVVSNKQGGGADDLKGSFDLSAFAGEKAAGTWTLSVQDTATQDTGTLRGWGLTVTPRQEQPTPSTGDDSDPMKHIAYLASDELKGRDSPSEGLSAASAYVADFAKKYGLVGPNTQNPTDPFQQKFPVFSFVGGPREGVHGAAHEHAPHKEFGHQLFDEGFYLDPSMPAETREVLTRRYEETMQAAGRPLAPRSGPMSVDQLREVARADGLAQNTMALLPGTGPHKDEVIVVMAHLDHVGVGRNGAVNNGADDNASGSGVLMAAIPELVEAQKRGELDRSVLFLWTGAEEKGLVGSQYFVDHPIPGLGLKEISGVINTDMVGRWDDQRLSVVDTNSRGQANYFREIVGQANQQMADPFDRLNQDINQYRDRQDGAVFTRKGEDVLFLFEGLSNPKGGGDLIPEYHAPTDDIDKILRDNGGNKPRRVKDLMVNVIKLASNRES, encoded by the coding sequence ATGTCCACGAGAATCAGCGAGAGATTTCAGGGGGTTGGCGCGCAGCGCGAGTCCGTCCCGGCCCAGCGGAACACCGCGACGGGTGCGGCGGCCAGGCCCACGGCACCGGCTCCGGCGGCCTCCGCGAGGACTCGCGACGGCTTCGAAGGAGCCCCGGCCTCCGCGCAGACTTCGCGGGCGCAGGTGGCGCTCGGCGGAGCTCCCCTCCCCTCGAGCCCCCTCGCCGTGAGCCCTCGGGCCGGTGGCCCCCTGTCCCAGAGCGTCACGCCGAACACGCCCATCGAGGACAACAAGACCGTCACCTCCTCCCTGGTCCTCACGGGCGACGCCACCGTGGACTCGCTCAAGCTGGACCTGGACCTCGCCCACACGTACCGGGGCGATCTCGTCGTCTCGCTGACCAGCCCCTCCGGCAAGAACGCCGTCGTCTCCAACAAGCAGGGCGGCGGCGCGGATGACCTCAAGGGCAGCTTCGATCTGTCCGCCTTCGCGGGCGAGAAGGCCGCCGGCACCTGGACGCTCTCCGTGCAGGACACGGCCACCCAGGACACGGGCACGCTGCGCGGCTGGGGCCTCACCGTCACCCCTCGCCAGGAGCAGCCGACGCCCTCCACCGGGGATGACTCGGATCCGATGAAGCACATCGCCTACCTGGCCTCGGACGAGCTCAAGGGCCGCGACAGCCCCTCCGAGGGCCTGAGCGCCGCCTCCGCCTACGTGGCGGACTTCGCTAAAAAGTACGGCCTCGTCGGGCCCAACACCCAGAACCCGACCGACCCCTTCCAGCAGAAGTTCCCGGTGTTCTCCTTCGTGGGCGGGCCTCGCGAGGGCGTCCACGGCGCCGCGCACGAGCACGCGCCGCACAAGGAGTTCGGCCACCAGCTGTTCGACGAGGGCTTCTACCTCGACCCGAGCATGCCCGCGGAGACCCGCGAGGTGCTCACCCGCCGCTACGAGGAGACGATGCAGGCCGCCGGCCGGCCGCTGGCGCCGCGCTCGGGCCCCATGAGCGTGGATCAGCTCCGGGAGGTGGCCCGCGCCGATGGCCTGGCGCAGAACACCATGGCCCTGCTGCCGGGCACCGGCCCCCACAAGGACGAGGTCATCGTCGTGATGGCCCACCTGGACCACGTGGGCGTGGGCCGCAACGGCGCCGTCAACAACGGGGCCGACGACAACGCCTCCGGCAGCGGCGTGCTGATGGCCGCCATCCCGGAGCTCGTCGAGGCCCAGAAGCGCGGCGAGCTGGATCGCTCGGTGCTGTTCCTGTGGACGGGGGCCGAGGAGAAGGGCCTGGTCGGCTCGCAGTACTTCGTGGACCACCCCATCCCCGGCCTGGGGCTGAAGGAGATCTCCGGCGTCATCAACACGGACATGGTCGGCCGGTGGGATGACCAGCGGCTCTCCGTCGTCGACACCAACTCCCGAGGCCAGGCCAACTACTTCCGGGAGATCGTCGGCCAGGCCAACCAGCAGATGGCCGACCCGTTCGACCGGCTCAACCAGGACATCAACCAGTACCGCGACCGGCAGGACGGCGCCGTCTTCACGCGCAAGGGCGAGGACGTGCTCTTCCTCTTCGAGGGCCTCTCCAACCCCAAGGGCGGCGGCGACCTCATCCCCGAGTACCACGCGCCCACGGACGACATCGACAAGATCCTCCGTGACAACGGTGGCAACAAGCCGCGCCGGGTGAAGGACCTGATGGTCAACGTCATCAAGCTGGCCTCCAACCGCGAGAGCTGA
- a CDS encoding metallophosphoesterase: MVRWFHPAQLIRTSLDAIVSAVFGVRADQRLIESVVRPQEPYFDYSQVEDAEGRFWLDYVADTGDGWDPTYCIARLLALPTLEVGTEGGARHVTPRGRVLVFGGDEVYPGASREMYEERLIQPYEAAMRRSHPPSPDLFVIPGNHDWYDGLASFIRLFCAHRWVAGRRTRQSRSYFALKLPQNWWLLGTDVQLYSDIDVPQVEYFRAVAALMGPKDRVILCNAEPAWIRATAAKRRRGYLESNLDYLQEKVLGKRISVFIAGDLHHYRRHEDAEGRQKIIAGGGGAFLHPTHAPAAKELLDGYVLKKTFPDEKTSRRITWKNLWILRYSPLFGLMTGTLYLLLALAAYAEVGHLGLSRILDVVSAVGHAMVLRPLTLVLGVATLGGLAGAADVAFGRWRLLAGALHGLGHILGAFFCAWGATYFTVSVLGVCPELAADGLHCTGGWLHLAGKFLLSAGLTFVGGYLVGPLVVGLYMIVSVNGFLAHSNEAFGGLASPDWKNFLRLRIDPDGSLTIFPIGVERVPRKWKQTQAGPYAPAYEPDDPKATEPVLIEEPLRIT; this comes from the coding sequence ATGGTGCGCTGGTTCCACCCCGCGCAGCTCATCCGCACCAGCCTGGACGCCATCGTCTCGGCGGTGTTCGGCGTGCGCGCGGACCAGCGGCTCATCGAGTCGGTGGTGCGCCCCCAGGAGCCCTACTTCGACTACTCGCAGGTGGAGGACGCGGAGGGCCGCTTCTGGCTGGACTACGTGGCGGACACCGGCGACGGGTGGGACCCCACCTACTGCATCGCCCGGCTGCTGGCGCTGCCGACGCTCGAGGTGGGCACCGAGGGCGGGGCGCGACACGTCACCCCACGAGGACGGGTGCTCGTCTTCGGTGGAGACGAGGTGTACCCGGGCGCCAGCCGGGAGATGTACGAGGAGCGGCTCATCCAGCCGTACGAGGCGGCCATGCGCCGCTCGCACCCGCCCAGTCCGGACCTGTTCGTCATCCCGGGCAACCATGACTGGTACGACGGGCTGGCGTCCTTCATACGCCTGTTCTGCGCGCACCGCTGGGTGGCGGGCCGGCGCACGCGGCAGAGCCGCAGCTACTTCGCGCTGAAGCTGCCGCAGAACTGGTGGCTGCTGGGCACGGACGTGCAGCTGTACAGCGACATCGACGTGCCGCAGGTGGAGTACTTCCGCGCGGTGGCGGCGCTGATGGGGCCGAAGGACCGCGTCATCCTCTGCAACGCGGAGCCCGCGTGGATCCGCGCCACCGCCGCCAAGCGGCGCCGGGGCTACCTGGAGAGCAACCTGGACTACCTGCAGGAGAAGGTGCTGGGCAAGCGCATCAGCGTCTTCATCGCGGGAGATCTCCACCACTACCGGCGGCACGAGGATGCCGAGGGACGGCAGAAGATCATCGCCGGAGGGGGCGGCGCCTTCCTGCACCCCACCCACGCGCCCGCGGCGAAGGAGCTGCTGGACGGCTACGTGCTGAAGAAGACGTTCCCGGACGAGAAGACCTCCCGGCGCATCACCTGGAAGAACCTGTGGATCCTGCGCTACAGCCCGCTGTTCGGGCTGATGACGGGGACGCTCTACCTGCTGCTGGCGCTGGCGGCCTACGCGGAGGTGGGCCACCTGGGGCTGTCGCGCATCCTCGATGTGGTGTCCGCGGTGGGCCACGCCATGGTCCTGCGGCCGCTGACCCTGGTGCTGGGGGTGGCCACCCTGGGAGGGCTCGCGGGCGCCGCGGATGTGGCCTTCGGGAGGTGGCGGCTGCTGGCGGGCGCGCTCCACGGGCTGGGGCACATCCTGGGGGCGTTCTTCTGCGCCTGGGGCGCCACCTACTTCACCGTCAGCGTGCTGGGCGTCTGTCCGGAGCTGGCGGCGGATGGCCTGCACTGCACGGGGGGCTGGCTGCACCTGGCCGGCAAGTTCCTGCTGAGCGCGGGGCTGACGTTCGTCGGGGGCTACCTCGTCGGGCCCCTGGTGGTGGGCCTCTACATGATCGTGAGCGTCAACGGCTTCCTGGCCCACTCGAACGAGGCCTTCGGCGGCCTGGCCTCACCGGACTGGAAGAACTTCCTGCGCCTGCGCATCGATCCGGACGGCAGCCTCACCATCTTCCCCATCGGCGTCGAGCGCGTGCCCCGCAAGTGGAAGCAGACGCAGGCCGGGCCCTACGCGCCCGCGTACGAGCCCGACGATCCGAAGGCCACCGAGCCCGTGCTCATCGAGGAGCCCCTGCGCATCACCTGA
- the tesB gene encoding acyl-CoA thioesterase II, which translates to MSRVLNDLLSLLELEPIEENLFRGRSQDLGYRQLFGGQVLGQALSAASKTVEPERRVHSLHGYFLRPGDATLPVVYTVDRVRDGGSFTTRRVVAIQKGQPIFTMMASFHGEEPGPTHQASMPQVAGPEGLPSDIELLSRQAHMLPERVREKFLGEKPIEMRPVTYQDPFAPQQAEPTKALWFRANGELPEDPQVHRYLLAYASDFNLLTTAMLPHAQSVLQPHMQIASLDHALWFHGDLRMNDWLLYSMESPWSGNARGLANGRIFSRDGRLVASVTQEGLLRDRKAGK; encoded by the coding sequence ATGAGCCGTGTGCTGAATGATCTGCTGTCGCTCCTCGAGCTGGAGCCCATCGAGGAGAACCTCTTTCGCGGCCGCAGCCAGGACCTGGGCTACCGGCAGCTGTTCGGCGGCCAGGTGCTGGGCCAGGCGCTGTCGGCCGCCAGCAAGACGGTGGAGCCCGAGCGCCGCGTGCACTCGCTGCACGGCTACTTCCTGCGCCCCGGAGACGCCACCCTGCCCGTCGTCTACACCGTGGACCGGGTGCGCGACGGCGGCAGCTTCACCACCCGGCGCGTGGTGGCCATCCAGAAGGGCCAGCCCATCTTCACCATGATGGCGTCCTTCCACGGCGAGGAGCCGGGCCCCACCCATCAGGCCTCCATGCCCCAGGTCGCAGGCCCCGAGGGGCTCCCGTCAGACATCGAGCTGCTGAGCCGCCAGGCCCACATGCTCCCGGAGCGGGTGCGCGAGAAGTTCCTGGGCGAGAAGCCCATCGAGATGCGCCCGGTGACGTACCAGGACCCGTTTGCCCCCCAGCAGGCCGAGCCCACCAAGGCCCTCTGGTTCCGCGCCAACGGCGAGCTGCCGGAGGATCCGCAGGTCCACCGCTACCTGCTGGCCTATGCCTCCGACTTCAACCTCCTCACCACCGCCATGCTGCCTCACGCCCAGAGCGTCCTGCAGCCCCACATGCAGATCGCCAGCCTGGACCACGCCCTCTGGTTCCATGGCGATCTGCGGATGAACGACTGGCTGCTGTACTCCATGGAGAGCCCCTGGTCGGGCAACGCGCGCGGGCTGGCCAATGGCCGCATCTTCAGCCGCGACGGCCGGCTGGTGGCCTCCGTGACGCAGGAGGGACTGCTCCGCGATCGGAAGGCGGGGAAGTGA
- a CDS encoding ArnT family glycosyltransferase: MKTGRAPTRDERRIAWVLWAVAFTALFLTEPAVGFVRDEGIYFAASQSYAGWFRLLFHSPSMALTDGAIVRAWDVNHEHPVLMKELYGLSHLLFHQTLGWLRPATALRLPAFAMAALVPALTFLLGSAIYGRAAALFAALSFLLVPRHYFNAELAAFDMPVAAMWMLVIYTFWRAMEDRRWGVWCGVAFGLAIATKHNALFLPFLLVPFALWRAWRESQRSPVAREWAWRFVGLFAAVAVLYLLLFVALGPVAFQKRFLPLSPHMLLFVGLAVGAFWMLDELHRVSEPTARALLPIATMAILGPVLFYLHWPYLWHHPVDRVAWYLNFHATHEHYAWFYLGDLMRAPPFPLAYVVVKTALTVPTSLFVPMVLGWLTVVGRGLLSLSERTRELVKRPSATETLVAVNAVFSILIISHPQVPHFGGVKHWIPSMPFLGLLAGVVVVGGCSALVERLRARRPSLPFAAVAVPVFALLMAPALIGLVRVFPYGTAFYSELAGGVPGAASLGMQRQFWSSHVTGVLPWINEHARPGARVYLHEVTGYSFQHYQQNGMLRPDLQPVWSPFDADIVAYQYHQEFREHEFNIWQAFGTRTPVTGLYLDETPQIVVYQRP, translated from the coding sequence ATGAAGACGGGGCGGGCTCCCACCCGGGACGAGCGGCGCATCGCCTGGGTCCTGTGGGCAGTGGCCTTCACGGCCCTCTTCCTCACCGAGCCGGCCGTGGGCTTCGTGCGAGACGAGGGCATCTACTTCGCCGCCTCGCAGAGCTACGCGGGCTGGTTCCGGCTGCTGTTCCACTCGCCCTCGATGGCGCTGACGGACGGAGCCATCGTCCGAGCGTGGGACGTCAACCACGAGCACCCGGTGCTGATGAAGGAGCTCTACGGGCTGTCGCACCTGCTGTTCCACCAGACCCTGGGGTGGCTGCGGCCCGCGACGGCGCTCCGGCTGCCCGCCTTCGCCATGGCGGCGCTGGTGCCGGCGCTCACCTTCCTGCTGGGCAGCGCCATCTACGGGCGGGCCGCCGCGCTCTTCGCCGCCCTGTCCTTCCTGCTCGTACCGCGCCACTACTTCAACGCCGAGCTGGCCGCCTTCGACATGCCGGTGGCCGCCATGTGGATGCTCGTCATCTACACCTTCTGGCGAGCCATGGAGGACCGGCGCTGGGGCGTGTGGTGCGGCGTGGCGTTCGGGCTGGCCATCGCCACCAAGCACAACGCCCTCTTCCTGCCCTTCCTGCTCGTCCCGTTCGCCCTGTGGCGCGCGTGGCGCGAGAGCCAGCGCTCCCCGGTGGCCCGCGAGTGGGCCTGGCGCTTCGTGGGCCTCTTCGCCGCGGTGGCGGTGCTCTACCTGCTGCTCTTCGTCGCGCTGGGCCCGGTGGCCTTCCAGAAGCGCTTCCTCCCCCTGAGCCCCCACATGCTGCTCTTCGTGGGGCTGGCCGTGGGCGCCTTCTGGATGCTGGACGAGTTGCACCGCGTGAGCGAGCCCACCGCGCGAGCGCTGCTGCCCATCGCCACCATGGCCATCCTCGGGCCCGTCCTCTTCTACCTGCACTGGCCCTACCTCTGGCACCACCCGGTGGATCGGGTGGCGTGGTACCTGAACTTCCACGCCACGCACGAGCACTACGCCTGGTTCTACCTGGGCGACCTCATGCGCGCCCCGCCGTTCCCCCTGGCCTATGTGGTGGTGAAGACGGCCCTCACCGTGCCCACCAGCCTCTTCGTGCCCATGGTGCTGGGCTGGCTCACGGTGGTGGGGCGCGGGCTGCTGAGCCTGTCGGAACGCACGAGAGAGCTGGTGAAGCGCCCCTCCGCCACCGAGACGCTGGTGGCCGTCAACGCGGTGTTCTCCATCCTCATCATCAGCCACCCACAGGTGCCGCACTTCGGCGGGGTGAAGCACTGGATTCCGTCGATGCCCTTCCTGGGCCTGCTCGCCGGAGTCGTGGTGGTGGGCGGCTGCTCGGCCCTGGTGGAGCGCCTGCGAGCCCGCCGCCCCTCCCTGCCCTTCGCGGCCGTCGCGGTGCCGGTGTTCGCCCTGCTCATGGCTCCGGCGCTCATCGGGCTGGTGCGCGTGTTCCCCTACGGCACCGCCTTCTACTCGGAGCTGGCGGGAGGCGTGCCCGGGGCGGCCTCGCTCGGCATGCAGCGCCAGTTCTGGTCCAGCCACGTCACGGGCGTGCTGCCCTGGATCAACGAGCACGCCCGCCCCGGCGCCCGTGTCTACCTGCACGAGGTGACGGGCTACTCGTTCCAGCACTACCAGCAGAACGGGATGCTGCGGCCGGACCTGCAGCCGGTCTGGAGCCCCTTCGACGCGGACATCGTCGCCTACCAGTACCACCAGGAGTTCCGCGAGCACGAGTTCAACATCTGGCAGGCCTTCGGCACTCGGACGCCCGTCACGGGGCTCTACCTGGACGAGACGCCGCAAATCGTCGTCTATCAACGTCCCTGA